A window of Thermosynechococcus sp. NK55a contains these coding sequences:
- a CDS encoding FeoA family protein — protein MVALNDQRFCINHALAQHILLAAVKAREVHLRTAPIGARLRITGYAPTAPSYKRKLLAMGLTPGTEIEIVRHAPLGDPTEIKVRGFHLSLRKDEADALEVSPL, from the coding sequence ATGGTTGCTCTCAATGACCAGCGATTTTGCATTAACCACGCCTTAGCGCAACACATTTTGCTGGCAGCTGTCAAAGCGAGAGAGGTTCATCTACGTACTGCTCCCATTGGTGCCCGTCTACGCATTACCGGATATGCCCCTACTGCCCCTAGTTATAAACGTAAATTATTGGCAATGGGCTTGACCCCCGGCACTGAAATTGAGATTGTCCGCCATGCCCCCCTAGGTGATCCCACAGAGATTAAAGTGCGGGGTTTCCATTTGAGCCTACGTAAGGATGAGGCCGATGCACTGGAAGTTTCGCCCCTGTAA